One window of Acidobacteriaceae bacterium genomic DNA carries:
- a CDS encoding carboxypeptidase-like regulatory domain-containing protein yields MTLGKEARKLTYLFFALLVLFLAATGARAQSTGTITGSVIDPTNAAIPDATVTVNNVGTGQSRSVQTNASGVFLFPDLPIGSYTMQISKNGFETQKRTATELLTGQTIGIDVSLKIGTQVETVEVGTETQQVQTATSEVASTVDQQQMVDLPLNQRNALQLTSLTPGAVLTTVGTESGQQDQTGLVVNGLRATENNFQLDGAVFENRFFDSVPIMPNPDALKEFTVEAANFGAQYGGAGGLVQLSSKSGTNSLHGDAFEFIRNTVLNARNYFNPPPQAKPPFKLNQFGGTIGGPLYIPKIYNGRDKTFFFFSAEDLQRRSSPVTATIFLPTAKEMSGDFSAFYPSGGTCPAASTAAIKLGTSACKQIKNPVTGAAYANNIITDAVNPLSLAVAKTYTIPLAGVDPVSGGYITFENKNIDSTQYVLNMDHQVTQSNHFTARYFYNQDNFQRPFAAPLGFFALNLFRNQNLVLSDVQTFSNTLTAMFHLDFGRYARTQIPVAPGLKSLQDLGSKVALGTQVPIFPGIRSNISGGFVNIFSGGALQQDPTSLEYRAEAVKIHGPHQFSFGFTFEHDQINATDYSYTPGDNTFDGSRSGLGMSDFYFGLDSQFFQDNGRRFYLRESRPAAYLQDDYKVSRELTLNLGLRWDPWLPPIDRNGTLVGFQPGFKSTIAPNAPVGMQFVGDPGVSASIYRQDWKDFAPRIGFAYNIGGKANTVVRGAYGLFYGFPEGLLYQRTDAMQPVDLYLNISAPGGNNPGGTWDNTYNNYPGGDPFPRAHVTPSQFSTYSFLLPVSGGVLNPASHVEYTQAYNLTIDQRLPAGFSATVAYVGNHAEHIMSSRQFNPAVCAAGAPCSNFNNSTCSTCTTGNENARRLFPGLGAVEFADAYEYAEFNSLQTTLTRRVSHGFKVMANFVWSKDMDNASGGNEGSAGPNNPFNLSAAYGPADFNQKFRTNISVNYVEEKIPVGNGFFSEVVNGYEANLIWQGQSGLPFTVTSGTDRSLSGVGNDFADPVPGVSPARPSGVDFHKEWFNTAAFQPAALGTFGSVHRNNLTGPGYEEVDASLFKNFFPEARVHGQFRAECFNLFNHPNFANPTSAVNSGTFGQITATPSSTGLDSLGLPRVFQFGAKIIF; encoded by the coding sequence ATGACGCTTGGAAAAGAAGCTCGTAAACTCACCTATCTGTTTTTTGCGTTATTAGTGCTGTTCCTCGCCGCGACCGGCGCGAGGGCACAGTCGACCGGCACCATCACCGGCTCAGTGATCGATCCCACGAATGCTGCCATCCCCGATGCCACCGTGACCGTCAACAACGTCGGCACTGGACAGAGCCGCTCAGTGCAGACGAACGCCAGCGGCGTCTTCTTGTTTCCTGATCTACCCATTGGTTCGTACACGATGCAGATCTCGAAAAATGGCTTTGAGACCCAGAAGCGCACCGCAACCGAATTGCTGACGGGGCAAACCATCGGTATCGACGTTTCTCTTAAGATCGGTACCCAGGTGGAAACAGTCGAGGTAGGCACGGAGACCCAGCAGGTGCAGACCGCGACCTCAGAGGTGGCCAGCACGGTTGACCAGCAGCAGATGGTGGATCTGCCACTGAACCAGCGCAATGCACTTCAACTCACGTCACTCACTCCTGGCGCCGTACTTACGACGGTCGGCACTGAAAGTGGACAGCAGGATCAGACCGGACTTGTGGTGAACGGTCTGCGCGCGACCGAAAACAACTTTCAGCTGGACGGAGCAGTGTTCGAGAACCGCTTCTTTGACTCCGTACCGATCATGCCGAATCCGGACGCTTTGAAGGAGTTCACCGTAGAAGCCGCAAACTTCGGGGCGCAATATGGAGGCGCCGGTGGCTTGGTGCAACTCTCGAGCAAGTCAGGAACAAACTCGTTGCATGGGGATGCATTCGAGTTCATCCGGAATACAGTGCTGAACGCACGCAATTATTTCAATCCACCACCGCAAGCCAAACCGCCCTTCAAGCTAAATCAATTCGGCGGAACCATTGGCGGTCCGCTGTACATCCCGAAGATTTATAACGGGCGAGATAAGACCTTCTTCTTCTTTTCCGCCGAGGACCTGCAGAGGCGCTCATCTCCTGTAACCGCGACGATCTTTCTACCCACGGCGAAAGAGATGTCCGGAGACTTTTCGGCATTTTATCCGAGCGGGGGCACCTGCCCGGCTGCATCCACTGCAGCGATCAAGCTTGGCACTTCGGCGTGCAAGCAGATCAAAAATCCAGTGACCGGCGCCGCCTACGCGAACAACATCATCACCGATGCGGTGAATCCGCTTTCGCTGGCGGTCGCGAAGACCTACACAATTCCCCTGGCTGGCGTCGATCCGGTTAGCGGCGGCTATATCACATTTGAGAATAAGAACATCGATAGCACGCAGTACGTGTTGAACATGGACCATCAGGTCACGCAGAGCAACCATTTCACGGCGCGTTACTTCTACAACCAGGACAACTTCCAACGCCCCTTCGCCGCACCGCTGGGATTCTTCGCTCTCAATCTTTTCCGCAACCAGAACCTTGTTCTCTCTGACGTGCAAACGTTCAGCAACACGCTGACGGCAATGTTCCATCTGGACTTCGGGCGCTACGCACGCACACAGATTCCTGTGGCCCCAGGACTGAAATCGCTGCAAGACCTTGGGTCGAAGGTGGCGCTGGGTACTCAGGTTCCGATTTTTCCGGGCATCCGCTCGAATATCTCAGGCGGCTTTGTGAACATCTTCTCCGGCGGAGCGTTGCAACAGGATCCGACCTCCCTGGAATATCGCGCAGAGGCAGTAAAGATTCACGGACCTCACCAGTTCAGCTTCGGGTTCACATTCGAGCATGACCAGATCAACGCGACCGACTACTCCTACACGCCGGGCGACAACACGTTTGACGGCAGCCGTAGTGGACTGGGTATGTCCGACTTTTATTTCGGCCTGGATTCCCAATTCTTCCAGGACAATGGTCGCCGCTTTTATCTGCGCGAAAGCCGGCCCGCTGCGTACCTTCAGGATGATTACAAGGTATCCAGAGAGTTGACTCTGAACCTGGGACTCCGCTGGGATCCATGGCTTCCGCCGATCGACCGTAACGGTACGCTCGTAGGTTTTCAACCAGGATTCAAATCAACCATTGCTCCTAATGCGCCAGTCGGGATGCAGTTCGTTGGGGATCCTGGCGTGTCTGCCTCGATCTACCGGCAGGACTGGAAGGACTTTGCCCCACGCATCGGATTCGCATACAACATCGGAGGCAAGGCGAACACAGTGGTCCGCGGAGCTTACGGCCTCTTTTATGGCTTCCCCGAAGGTTTGCTTTATCAGCGCACGGACGCAATGCAGCCGGTGGATCTTTACCTGAACATCTCGGCACCGGGCGGGAACAACCCTGGCGGAACGTGGGACAACACCTACAACAATTACCCGGGCGGGGACCCGTTCCCGCGCGCCCACGTAACGCCGAGCCAGTTTTCTACGTATTCGTTCCTGCTGCCGGTCTCGGGCGGTGTGCTCAACCCGGCGTCGCACGTGGAGTACACGCAGGCCTACAACCTCACCATCGACCAGAGGCTTCCGGCAGGCTTTTCCGCGACTGTCGCTTACGTTGGCAACCACGCCGAACACATTATGAGTTCGCGTCAGTTCAATCCTGCAGTGTGCGCCGCTGGTGCACCATGCTCAAACTTCAACAACTCGACATGCTCCACCTGCACTACCGGTAACGAGAATGCACGACGGTTATTTCCGGGTTTGGGCGCAGTCGAGTTCGCCGACGCCTACGAGTATGCAGAGTTCAACTCTCTACAGACGACACTGACTCGCCGCGTCTCGCATGGCTTTAAGGTCATGGCAAACTTCGTCTGGTCGAAGGACATGGATAATGCGTCGGGCGGAAATGAGGGTAGCGCCGGTCCGAACAACCCATTCAACCTGAGTGCCGCCTATGGTCCAGCCGACTTCAATCAGAAGTTCCGCACCAACATTTCAGTCAACTATGTTGAGGAAAAGATCCCGGTCGGGAACGGATTCTTTTCTGAGGTGGTTAACGGCTATGAAGCAAACCTGATCTGGCAAGGTCAAAGCGGCCTTCCCTTTACGGTCACCAGCGGAACGGATCGTTCGCTGTCCGGCGTGGGCAACGATTTTGCCGATCCTGTCCCGGGCGTGAGCCCAGCGCGCCCATCGGGAGTGGACTTCCACAAGGAGTGGTTCAATACTGCAGCGTTCCAACCAGCAGCGCTGGGCACCTTTGGAAGTGTCCACCGCAACAACCTCACGGGCCCCGGCTACGAAGAAGTGGATGCTTCGCTGTTCAAAAACTTCTTCCCAGAGGCACGTGTGCATGGGCAGTTCCGGGCAGAGTGCTTCAATCTCTTCAATCATCCAAACTTTGCAAATCCAACCTCAGCCGTGAACTCCGGAACGTTCGGGCAGATCACCGCGACACCGAGCAGCACCGGTTTGGACAGCCTAGGCCTGCCGCGCGTCTTCCAGTTCGGCGCGAAGATCATCTTCTAG
- a CDS encoding Gfo/Idh/MocA family oxidoreductase, translated as MNRREFVAGAAALGTLSSAGMTARSYAAVPGANDRVGLGVIGLGRRGLIVSNGFVQDPRVRIVALCDVYGEQTRNYQSKMQAHLSQPAVSIRYQDLLARKDVDAVYIATPDHLHVMIATDALSAGKHVYLEKPTVHHWNDRMRLEQALERSGKLLQCGTQQRSGSHYAQAKQEFFDSGKLGKVVLARAVWHNFPWQRRQLPDTSKPADLDWELFLGPAPKVPYEYPRYTSWRSFPDYGAGVLADILTHWVDVAQWMLNDAHPVSAAALGGLYDLHGYFQNPDTVSAIVQYKGWNLNFESSVLSLRDEHPSVFFEGTDGTLNITRAGYTYSPNKGEPVIFKSTQDLEVAHTRNFLDAIITGTPVSAPLSAGLDATLPVQMCLKSYWSHKTATPEDLS; from the coding sequence ATGAACCGCCGTGAGTTTGTGGCCGGAGCAGCGGCCCTTGGGACACTTTCAAGCGCCGGAATGACGGCGCGATCGTATGCTGCTGTGCCGGGCGCGAACGATCGCGTCGGACTCGGTGTGATTGGGCTGGGACGCCGTGGGCTTATCGTGAGCAACGGCTTCGTGCAGGATCCGCGCGTCCGCATTGTCGCTCTCTGTGATGTTTACGGAGAACAAACACGCAATTACCAATCGAAGATGCAGGCACATCTTTCGCAGCCGGCCGTCTCAATTCGCTACCAGGACCTCCTGGCGCGCAAAGATGTCGACGCGGTTTACATCGCGACGCCGGATCACCTGCACGTAATGATTGCGACCGATGCACTTTCCGCCGGCAAGCATGTGTATCTGGAGAAGCCTACCGTTCACCACTGGAACGATCGCATGCGCCTGGAGCAGGCGCTTGAACGCAGTGGAAAGCTTCTGCAATGTGGTACGCAACAGCGCAGTGGATCGCATTATGCGCAGGCGAAGCAGGAGTTCTTTGACTCCGGCAAGCTGGGCAAGGTGGTTCTCGCGCGCGCCGTGTGGCATAACTTTCCCTGGCAGCGGCGTCAGCTTCCAGATACGTCCAAGCCTGCGGATCTGGATTGGGAGCTCTTCCTTGGACCCGCGCCCAAGGTTCCATATGAGTATCCGCGCTATACCTCATGGCGTTCCTTCCCTGACTACGGCGCAGGTGTGCTCGCCGACATTCTGACGCACTGGGTGGACGTGGCGCAGTGGATGCTGAACGACGCGCATCCGGTCTCTGCGGCCGCGCTGGGTGGTCTGTACGATCTGCATGGATATTTCCAGAACCCTGATACTGTCAGCGCAATCGTGCAGTACAAGGGCTGGAATCTGAACTTTGAGTCCAGCGTGCTCTCTCTGCGGGACGAGCACCCTTCAGTCTTCTTTGAAGGAACGGACGGAACGCTGAACATCACACGTGCCGGTTACACCTACTCGCCCAACAAAGGTGAACCGGTGATCTTTAAGTCAACGCAAGATCTCGAGGTGGCGCACACCAGGAATTTCCTGGACGCGATCATCACTGGAACGCCCGTCAGCGCGCCCCTCAGCGCCGGCTTGGACGCGACGCTTCCGGTACAGATGTGCCTCAAGTCCTACTGGTCTCACAAGACTGCAACTCCTGAAGACCTTTCGTAA
- a CDS encoding sugar phosphate isomerase/epimerase, whose protein sequence is MLNGRGLTRRSVVKCLAAGTAAGAFGRAPICSAFAQEEGARSNVHFGVQLNAFPIDPANFETFLGALGEVKRIGYEGFESGFRFVNGQFKNAGAARKRIEQSGLTFVGIHIFLSTPMYDAATGIAPESLYEEVARGGAALGARYLILSGAPASDSDMLKRKIDALNKAGSFAKSVGLKAAYHNHWPEFESKIGEIDALYTRTDPSIVSFVLDAGHAYRGGANVPQFIRTHQHRIVVFHLRDYKDGHLVTLGTGTFPLKEVATTIKEIGWKGWVENEEEREDLSHNGAKVIEPAYRAMKEAFA, encoded by the coding sequence ATGCTGAACGGACGGGGGTTAACGCGCAGATCGGTGGTGAAGTGTCTCGCTGCCGGAACAGCGGCCGGAGCGTTCGGTCGGGCACCAATCTGCTCCGCATTTGCGCAGGAAGAAGGAGCGCGTTCGAACGTGCATTTTGGCGTGCAGCTCAACGCATTTCCGATCGATCCAGCGAACTTTGAGACGTTTCTCGGCGCGCTCGGAGAGGTAAAGCGGATCGGCTACGAGGGCTTCGAGAGCGGCTTCCGGTTTGTAAATGGACAGTTCAAGAATGCCGGGGCAGCACGCAAACGGATTGAACAGTCCGGACTGACCTTCGTTGGAATCCACATCTTTTTGAGCACGCCAATGTACGACGCCGCGACCGGCATCGCACCCGAGTCACTGTATGAGGAGGTCGCGCGCGGCGGTGCGGCCCTTGGCGCCCGCTACCTTATCCTGAGCGGGGCGCCCGCCTCCGACAGTGACATGCTGAAACGCAAGATCGACGCGCTGAACAAGGCGGGGAGCTTTGCAAAGTCGGTGGGCCTAAAGGCCGCATACCACAATCACTGGCCCGAGTTCGAATCCAAGATCGGGGAGATTGATGCCCTCTATACCCGCACGGACCCAAGCATCGTTTCCTTTGTGCTGGATGCGGGGCACGCTTATCGCGGCGGGGCTAATGTGCCACAGTTCATCCGCACTCATCAGCATCGGATCGTAGTGTTCCATCTGCGGGACTACAAGGATGGCCACCTGGTGACACTCGGTACCGGCACGTTTCCGCTGAAGGAGGTTGCGACGACCATCAAGGAGATTGGGTGGAAAGGCTGGGTCGAGAACGAAGAGGAGCGAGAAGACCTGTCGCATAACGGCGCCAAGGTCATCGAGCCCGCATACCGCGCTATGAAAGAGGCATTCGCGTGA
- a CDS encoding cob(I)yrinic acid a,c-diamide adenosyltransferase: MSIATKLGDSGQTGLIGGSRVSKADMRVEAYGTVDELNAALGLARSLCPDESIRTATEKIQRMLFNVGASLATPAQSRKGVAVLSVADVEDLTEQVHRIEAIEGILADWSLPGAQVPSSAFEVARTVCRRAERCAVRLAESGEDVQPETIAYLNRLSDLIWLFGRVLERNAGDDARLREDSTSARWSRAW; encoded by the coding sequence ATGAGTATTGCGACGAAACTGGGAGACAGCGGGCAGACAGGTCTTATCGGGGGCTCGCGTGTATCAAAGGCGGATATGCGAGTCGAGGCCTATGGAACGGTAGACGAACTGAATGCGGCCTTGGGGCTTGCCCGTAGTCTTTGCCCGGATGAATCCATTCGCACTGCCACCGAGAAGATCCAAAGGATGCTATTCAACGTGGGCGCGTCGCTTGCGACACCCGCGCAGAGCCGAAAAGGCGTAGCAGTGTTGAGCGTTGCTGATGTGGAAGACCTCACAGAACAAGTCCATCGCATAGAAGCGATCGAGGGGATACTGGCTGACTGGTCACTGCCCGGGGCGCAGGTGCCCTCGTCGGCGTTTGAGGTGGCGAGGACGGTATGCCGCCGTGCGGAAAGATGCGCGGTTCGGCTGGCGGAAAGTGGCGAGGACGTCCAGCCGGAAACGATTGCCTATCTGAACCGGCTGTCTGACCTGATTTGGCTCTTTGGCCGGGTTCTGGAGAGAAATGCTGGAGATGATGCGCGACTACGTGAGGACTCAACAAGTGCGCGGTGGTCTCGAGCCTGGTGA
- a CDS encoding transcriptional repressor, protein MVIPTPRALSRERILATRSEYLATQSRNTRQKAAIREAFLRADRPLSPEEVLTTAQTEVEGLSIATVYRNIGSLLEKDWLTTVSMPGEALRYEVAGKAHHHHFRCNGCGKVFELQGCDLSAHPKLPRGFRVTGHEFFLFGRCADCA, encoded by the coding sequence GTGGTTATTCCAACTCCACGCGCGTTGAGCCGAGAGCGTATTCTTGCAACCAGGAGCGAGTACTTGGCTACACAATCGCGCAATACGCGTCAGAAAGCAGCGATTCGGGAGGCATTTCTCCGGGCCGATCGTCCGCTCTCACCTGAAGAAGTTCTAACAACAGCACAGACTGAAGTCGAAGGGTTGAGCATCGCTACCGTGTACCGCAACATCGGTTCGCTGCTCGAGAAGGATTGGCTCACAACCGTCTCAATGCCCGGTGAAGCCTTGCGATACGAGGTTGCAGGCAAGGCGCATCATCATCATTTCCGCTGCAATGGATGTGGGAAGGTCTTCGAACTCCAGGGATGCGATCTCAGCGCTCACCCGAAGCTTCCGCGCGGCTTCCGCGTCACCGGCCATGAATTCTTCCTTTTTGGACGTTGCGCCGATTGTGCCTGA
- a CDS encoding ZIP family metal transporter, translating to MPIYLLIVPVFSTLLGGLLALRLRSSLGILVALSTGLLLGAALLDLLPEAVNLQRLAGHGIATTFALVLLSFVTFLLLQNLFDTWSAHLNLQNSPRTLGRIGGGLLIAHSFRDGMAIGLSYAASRQAGYIVAAGIAAHDIGDGVNTILLSTRGNNPERFDYLMLAADSLAPLAGGLLTAWLPLSMAGSAALLAITAGFFLHMVADELLPQLRADSTPRILLALAVAGGALLIFFATRLAS from the coding sequence TTGCCGATTTATCTCCTTATCGTGCCGGTTTTCTCAACCCTGCTGGGCGGGCTGCTCGCACTGCGCCTCCGGTCGTCGCTGGGGATATTGGTAGCGCTGAGTACCGGATTGCTGCTTGGAGCCGCGCTGCTCGATCTCCTGCCGGAGGCGGTCAACCTCCAACGCCTTGCAGGCCATGGGATAGCGACAACATTTGCCTTGGTGCTGCTGTCATTTGTCACATTTCTGCTGCTACAGAATCTGTTCGACACGTGGAGTGCGCACCTCAATCTGCAAAACTCTCCGCGTACATTGGGCCGGATCGGCGGCGGACTGCTGATTGCGCACAGCTTCCGGGATGGGATGGCGATCGGGTTGTCCTACGCTGCGTCGAGGCAGGCGGGTTACATCGTTGCGGCAGGAATTGCAGCGCATGACATCGGCGATGGGGTTAACACAATCCTGTTGAGCACGCGTGGTAATAACCCGGAACGCTTCGACTATCTGATGCTGGCCGCAGATAGCCTGGCACCGTTAGCTGGCGGCCTGTTAACCGCATGGCTGCCGCTGTCGATGGCTGGCTCGGCTGCGCTACTCGCGATTACGGCGGGCTTTTTTCTGCACATGGTAGCCGACGAGTTGTTGCCTCAACTGCGCGCCGACAGCACACCACGGATTCTCCTGGCGCTGGCTGTAGCAGGCGGGGCTTTGCTCATATTTTTTGCTACACGACTGGCGTCGTAG
- a CDS encoding glycosyltransferase family 4 protein — translation MRILLTTDTIGGVWTFTKELTTELLNRGHAVALVSFGRQPSHEQQAWCAGLHLRHGDDFQFTASNAPLEWMEKNEFVFTQGAGVLSHVARHFRPDLLHSNQFCFGAMSLDIPKLITAHSDVLSWADACRPRGLENSRWLRQYRSLVTHGLHACEAVTTPTQWMANALARHYDGLPGCYVVSNGRNLSAPQGQMRTVQAVTVGRLWDVAKNVGMLRDVNSPIPIYVAGERHHGKAVAPKQLGHSILLGSLSDPALVSLLTRSSIYIATSIYEPFGLAPLEAALCGCAVVANDIPSLREVWGDAALYFSGARSLSAVLHQLNRNPGELAMLRQQAFLRASELTAERMTNGYEQMYRALLAGRTILRPPTEMQPGLAAHAA, via the coding sequence ATGCGCATTCTGCTGACGACTGACACAATTGGCGGTGTCTGGACGTTTACAAAAGAGTTGACGACGGAGCTACTGAACCGGGGTCATGCAGTCGCGCTGGTAAGCTTTGGCCGGCAGCCGTCACACGAGCAACAGGCATGGTGTGCCGGACTCCATTTGAGGCATGGGGACGATTTTCAATTCACTGCCTCCAATGCTCCGCTGGAGTGGATGGAGAAGAACGAGTTTGTGTTTACTCAAGGCGCGGGGGTTCTGTCCCACGTCGCAAGGCACTTCCGCCCAGACCTGCTGCATTCCAACCAATTCTGTTTCGGCGCAATGAGCCTGGACATTCCGAAGCTGATAACTGCGCACAGTGATGTGTTGAGCTGGGCAGACGCCTGCCGTCCTCGCGGGCTTGAGAACTCGCGCTGGCTGAGACAGTATCGGTCGCTCGTGACGCATGGGTTGCACGCTTGTGAGGCAGTCACTACTCCGACGCAGTGGATGGCGAACGCACTGGCGCGTCACTACGATGGGCTTCCAGGCTGTTATGTGGTGTCGAATGGCCGAAACCTGAGTGCGCCGCAGGGTCAGATGCGGACAGTGCAGGCTGTCACCGTTGGGCGGTTGTGGGATGTAGCCAAGAACGTCGGAATGCTGAGGGATGTAAATTCGCCGATTCCCATTTACGTGGCAGGCGAGAGACACCATGGAAAGGCTGTCGCACCGAAGCAGCTCGGCCACTCGATTTTGCTGGGCTCTCTATCGGACCCGGCGCTTGTCTCTCTACTCACCCGGAGCAGTATCTACATCGCGACGTCAATCTACGAACCGTTCGGGCTTGCGCCGCTCGAGGCTGCACTGTGCGGATGCGCAGTGGTAGCAAACGATATTCCGTCTCTGAGAGAGGTTTGGGGAGACGCAGCCTTGTACTTCAGTGGAGCACGATCGCTTTCGGCGGTGCTTCACCAGTTGAATCGGAATCCGGGAGAGCTCGCGATGTTACGCCAGCAGGCGTTCCTGCGAGCGAGCGAACTTACGGCTGAGCGAATGACGAATGGATACGAACAGATGTATCGCGCATTGCTCGCCGGTCGCACGATACTTCGCCCGCCGACCGAGATGCAACCAGGGCTCGCAGCGCACGCAGCGTGA
- a CDS encoding Zn-dependent hydrolase, with translation MIDAAAVISHLEELRSLTADENGAQRIAWSPTWLRARAWFEQKLDGLPVEHHYDAAANHWITLRGESERALVLGSHLDSVPNGGWLDGCLGVITGLEVLKHLARKYNNRPPCTIKLVDWADEEGARFGRSLFGSSAFAGTQTIEADRKRADRDGTTLEAALAGCGILVDNIGEAAVERKNLAAYLELHIEQGPILERLNKPLGVVLGTKGVERWAITFHGQEAHSGSTPMEVRRDALAACAKLALEIRPIARKHPNSVATMGSVKTFPGIVTSVVGRCEATLDMRDLNAEVLASMLREAREASERFAAEERCTVEWSQIWSIEPIPFNPDLIKLCDKAISETVGVTEHLPSGPLHDAAEVARLGIPTVMMFVQSLNGLSHNRAEDTKREHLEQAATAMNRLAELTMDWILRH, from the coding sequence ATGATCGATGCAGCGGCAGTCATCTCGCATCTTGAAGAGCTTCGCTCACTTACGGCCGACGAGAACGGCGCGCAACGCATTGCCTGGTCTCCCACGTGGCTCCGCGCACGCGCATGGTTCGAGCAGAAGCTCGACGGCCTTCCCGTCGAGCACCATTACGATGCCGCAGCCAATCACTGGATCACACTCCGCGGCGAATCCGAACGCGCTCTCGTCCTCGGCAGCCACCTCGATTCAGTCCCCAACGGCGGTTGGCTGGACGGCTGTCTCGGTGTTATCACCGGTCTCGAAGTCCTCAAGCATCTCGCACGCAAGTACAACAACCGCCCTCCCTGCACGATCAAGCTCGTCGACTGGGCTGATGAAGAAGGCGCGCGATTCGGCCGCAGCCTGTTCGGCTCTTCTGCCTTCGCGGGCACTCAGACTATCGAGGCCGATCGCAAGCGCGCGGATCGCGATGGCACGACCCTCGAAGCCGCGCTCGCCGGTTGCGGCATCTTGGTAGACAACATCGGCGAGGCTGCAGTCGAGCGCAAAAACCTCGCCGCATACCTTGAGCTCCACATCGAGCAGGGGCCCATCCTCGAACGCCTCAACAAGCCTCTCGGCGTGGTCCTCGGCACCAAGGGTGTCGAACGCTGGGCCATCACCTTCCACGGCCAGGAGGCCCATTCGGGCTCAACACCGATGGAGGTTCGCCGCGACGCACTGGCAGCCTGCGCGAAGCTCGCGCTCGAGATTCGACCTATCGCTCGCAAGCATCCGAACTCCGTCGCCACCATGGGCAGCGTCAAAACCTTTCCCGGAATCGTGACCTCTGTCGTCGGCCGTTGCGAGGCCACGCTCGACATGCGCGATCTCAACGCAGAAGTCCTTGCCAGCATGCTTCGCGAAGCTCGCGAGGCTAGCGAACGTTTCGCCGCCGAAGAGCGCTGCACCGTCGAGTGGTCACAGATCTGGTCCATCGAACCCATCCCATTCAACCCTGACCTCATCAAGCTCTGCGATAAAGCAATCTCGGAAACGGTCGGTGTCACCGAACACCTTCCCTCCGGCCCGCTCCACGATGCTGCTGAGGTCGCGCGCCTCGGCATTCCCACCGTCATGATGTTCGTGCAGTCGCTCAATGGGCTCAGTCACAACCGCGCCGAAGATACAAAGCGCGAACACCTTGAGCAAGCTGCCACCGCGATGAATCGCCTCGCTGAGCTCACCATGGATTGGATCCTGCGCCACTAA